The Glycine soja cultivar W05 chromosome 15, ASM419377v2, whole genome shotgun sequence region AATAACATCTCAGAAACTGAGCCGAATGACATCTTGTAATCCATGTATTGActtcacctagtgggataaggcttttgttgttggttttgtttgatttgaattGTTATTTGGTTTAGTTATGGTGAATTTTACTATCATTGTTGCTGTATTTTGTTCGGATTGTGCCTCTTCTTTGATTTTACACTGTGTTATGGTGGTTGATGCTTAGTTACGTATGGTGTTTTATGCAGCCGAAGCAAATTCATGAGATTAAAGACTTCCTCCTCACTGCAAGGAGGAAGGATGCACGCTCTGTGAAAATCAAGCGGAGCAAGGATGTAGTGAAGTTCAAGGTCCGTTGCTCCAAGTACCTGTACACTCTGTGTGTGTTTGATTCTGAGAAGGCTGATAAGTTGAAGCAATCACTTCCTCCAGGTTAGTTACTCATAATTATTTCCGCACATATGTTTGATGCTTTTGTGGTGCTATATGTTAATATGGgaatatacaaaattttatgtaGCTGAATTGCATAAATGGTACATTTCTGCTTTTGATTGTGAGTTAGAATGATTCTTCAAATGGGAAAGCAAAGGATAAGATTGTATTGTGGCCAGGAAAAATGATACACCTTACGTTGCATGTCTCAACTGGGTCTTGTTTCTTTCTTAGTTTTGGATGATATGCTTTGATGAGGAAGTTCAAATGAAGCTTTTATGTCATTGTCTTacatgtatgtatatgattcaCCTTTGCAGGTTTAAGCGTGCAGGATGTGTGATTCTTACTGCTGTTGATGAAGATCAAGTTTTGCTTTGGATTTTGGGGATTCATATTTAGTGAAATGGTTCACAGATTTTTCTTATCTGTTGTTATTTTTTGGGATCATATTAGTATTAAGTTTAAGACATAACCAACTTGGTTGGGGATTATGTGACTAGTTGATTAAACGTCGTTAATTTGGCGTCAATACATTTCCAGTCGTTTATGCATTCGTTTTGGGCTGAATTGTAGATTAGGATAGAACTACAAAACTGTAGATAAAAACATCTCTTGGTCAAAATCTGTTGCCAACTTGTTACCTCAGTTTAAAACAATCCTTGTCTACAAGAAAATGGACACCAGTTAGTAATTGAATGGTGTAAAAAGTTTTTGAATTATTCATCTAATAATTGCACACACGTCATCTGTTGGCAACTTGTCACTTCGGTGCAAAACTTTGTCAAAATCatgtttcaaataaattttaaacaaatatcaatagACTCGTTTACTTTTACCAAAATTGCTGTTacgaaattaataaatttgagcAAAATGGATGccacaattattttaaatcaagGTTAGAAATATAATTGAAACATTCAATTGTTGTAATTTCTGAGATGACACCAACGACCGAAATTAATTGCCGCACAAATCTTGGATTTTTGTTGCACGTATATGGATGTTGATCTGCAACAATTTGTCTGGCCTTGGTGGGAGTGTAGGAAgttttacccttttttttggAGTAGATTAAATCAAATATGGGCCTTTTACATATGGGCCCAAAGTGTGTTGATGCTTTATTAACAATCTACTAATCTAGAATAATTCTTGCAGGTGAcatcatttattaaaaataaagatgtttcaaactctttatttttaatatatcttaaGTTTTTAATCAGTCGTATATATAGCTCCTCAAATAACATGACGCTAAAAAATCGGTATGGCAATGGAAGATTCAAAGTTATACGCTACAAAATTCAAGACAAACATGGAATTGTAATGGGTGCTCGGAAGAGTTTGTTCAAAGCTTGTTTGAACTTACAACAATGGTTTATGAGTTATGACcttttataagtttttaacAACGTTTAATAAGTTtcacaaaatcaaatataatttattttaataaattttacagtGATATTTACAAATGAGTTTTACTAAATAATTGCTTGATTAAGTTATTTATCTAAATACATCCAAAACTAATTGCCATTCATAAAACACCACTAATGTGAttgaaataatttcaaaatccagTGGGTcagaaaataaatgataaggAAAGGATAAAAAACTGCCTTTAAAATTTAGAGCATGTATAACAATGAAATGAGACTAGCTTTCATGTAATGTCGCTAAAGAAAAACGGATGTTGATAGTAACAAAATTGTTTCTAAAATGCTGGTTGCAACAAGTTATCTTTGGTTCTTTCATTTTCAGTATCGAGCATGTGGTCTGTGCTTCAACAAGGATGGATTTAAAGATTGTGATTTTTTGTATAGGAGACATTATCCAGACAAACACATGGTCCGTGAAATGTAACACTGATACTTTTTAATGTAAGAAAGGTTTTCAAGTTATATCTAACGAATTTAGATTCGTAAAGTGACATTATTCTatctatttctttattttatttataatttttttataccagACAGAATAATTCTCGATGTGGGGAAATGATATTACTTTGGTTGGGACAAGAATGTATCTCGATGTGAAGTTTTCTCATCATAAGTTGGAATGGATTCTCtttcatataacttttttttacgtGAAATTgtattgcataaaaaaattgcatatgTCGTTTATTTACAACATTATCCAAAATCAAATAAGTGAGAccttattaaaatttgtaaatttttatgaacgagaaatggatttttttttcacatg contains the following coding sequences:
- the LOC114387042 gene encoding 60S ribosomal protein L38 isoform X2: MPKQIHEIKDFLLTARRKDARSVKIKRSKDVVKFKVRCSKYLYTLCVFDSEKADKLKQSLPPGLSVQDV
- the LOC114387042 gene encoding 60S ribosomal protein L38 isoform X1, whose translation is MQPKQIHEIKDFLLTARRKDARSVKIKRSKDVVKFKVRCSKYLYTLCVFDSEKADKLKQSLPPGLSVQDV